A stretch of Deltaproteobacteria bacterium DNA encodes these proteins:
- a CDS encoding ABC transporter permease produces MAIPLKYNLRNLTVRKMTTLATAGGIALVVVVTLLLLSLIVGLQKMLAATGGEHNLVVMRKGATNDGSSSVTREAVQALRYLPGIARTPDGEPFVSPELIIQPFGQPKGGGRENMLVRGVSPMAFQVHAQVRLVAGRMLQPSLGEAIVGLSASHRYQGAGLGETLSFGRRSWKVVGIFNAEGSAFESEVWVDVEDLFTDANRSSYSGVRLTLAPEADRDAFIRRLAEDPRISLEATPEVDYYSEQAESANTLYVLTSILALIMGTGAVFGAMNTMFAAVTHRTAEIGTLRALGFSRATVLSAFMRESLCLALVGYLGGVALGAGAIFVVNSLIHGVAFNLASFSTAVVTLRLSPTILFAALLLAVTMGLLGGFLPARRAARLGVIEALRRA; encoded by the coding sequence ATGGCGATCCCACTGAAATATAACCTGCGCAATCTGACCGTGCGCAAAATGACCACGCTGGCTACGGCGGGCGGCATTGCCCTGGTCGTGGTGGTGACGTTGTTGCTACTCTCTCTGATCGTGGGCTTACAGAAGATGTTGGCAGCAACCGGCGGTGAGCATAACCTCGTCGTCATGCGTAAGGGCGCGACTAATGACGGCTCCAGCAGTGTCACGCGCGAGGCCGTGCAAGCGCTGCGCTATCTCCCGGGTATCGCACGTACACCAGACGGCGAGCCGTTCGTCTCTCCAGAACTCATCATCCAGCCCTTCGGCCAACCGAAAGGCGGCGGCCGCGAGAACATGCTGGTGCGAGGCGTCTCGCCAATGGCGTTTCAGGTCCACGCGCAGGTGCGCTTGGTCGCCGGTCGCATGCTTCAGCCTTCGCTCGGTGAGGCAATTGTCGGGCTCTCTGCTTCCCATCGCTATCAAGGTGCCGGACTGGGAGAGACGTTGTCCTTCGGGCGACGGTCGTGGAAAGTCGTGGGCATCTTTAACGCCGAGGGGTCAGCGTTCGAGTCGGAAGTCTGGGTCGATGTCGAGGATCTGTTCACCGACGCCAACCGTTCCTCCTACTCCGGCGTGCGGCTCACCCTAGCACCAGAGGCAGACCGTGACGCCTTCATCCGTCGCCTCGCGGAAGACCCGCGCATTTCCCTCGAAGCCACACCCGAAGTGGACTATTACAGCGAGCAAGCGGAAAGCGCCAACACGCTCTATGTCCTTACCTCCATCCTCGCGCTGATCATGGGCACGGGCGCGGTGTTCGGCGCCATGAACACCATGTTTGCTGCCGTGACGCACCGCACGGCAGAGATTGGCACCCTGCGCGCGTTAGGGTTCAGCCGCGCCACGGTGTTGTCGGCGTTCATGCGCGAGTCGCTCTGTCTCGCCCTGGTCGGATACCTGGGCGGGGTTGCGCTCGGTGCCGGTGCGATCTTTGTGGTGAACTCCCTCATTCACGGCGTGGCGTTCAACCTCGCCTCATTCTCCACGGCGGTAGTAACATTACGTTTGTCTCCTACCATTCTTTTTGCCGCTTTACTTTTGGCAGTGACGATGGGTCTGCTCGGCGGCTTTCTGCCCGCGCGGCGGGCGGCACGCCTCGGGGTCATCGAAGCCCTGCGGCGAGCTTAA
- a CDS encoding ABC transporter permease: protein MTTWTLIRRNLTRNRTRTLLTTLAISFSIFLVCAVMTLPSVRNTILTRSANALRLTVHHKAGLTYLMPLAYVQRVRTLPHVVGVNHWSWFGGIYTEPKDMFPNFAIDPETVAEVWPDYGWDPASLEAFKLTRNGALVGTRTMKKFHWKVGDEVALRGGVFPVNLTFKIVGEIPAKGNPVVFWFPRQYLEEAMQPYGGFGRIGMLWVRVDSPEHINAVMAAIDDLFRNSEAETASETERSFFANFLSSFDGIITIVMLVGFLVVAAIVLIAANTAAMSVRERIGEVAVLKTIGFRRRTIFVLLLGEGLLIATVGGLLGAGPAYFILNAGNSSWSPLLGPLGMFIMPVSVMIQGVFLALLVGFLSGIIPARGAARLHVATALRQIA, encoded by the coding sequence ATGACGACGTGGACTCTTATCCGGCGCAATTTGACCCGTAATCGCACGCGCACGCTGCTGACCACGCTAGCCATTAGCTTCTCCATTTTTTTGGTCTGCGCGGTGATGACGCTGCCGTCCGTGCGCAACACTATTCTCACTCGCTCGGCGAACGCCCTGCGGCTGACGGTGCACCACAAAGCCGGGCTGACCTACTTGATGCCGCTCGCTTACGTGCAGCGCGTCCGCACGCTGCCGCATGTGGTCGGGGTGAATCACTGGTCGTGGTTCGGCGGTATCTACACCGAGCCCAAGGACATGTTTCCCAATTTCGCTATCGACCCGGAAACGGTCGCCGAGGTCTGGCCGGATTACGGCTGGGACCCCGCCTCGCTGGAAGCGTTCAAACTCACACGGAACGGTGCGCTCGTCGGCACCCGCACGATGAAAAAGTTCCACTGGAAAGTGGGGGACGAAGTCGCGCTGCGCGGCGGCGTGTTTCCCGTCAACCTGACTTTCAAGATCGTCGGCGAGATTCCGGCAAAGGGCAACCCGGTCGTGTTTTGGTTTCCCCGCCAATATCTGGAAGAAGCCATGCAACCCTACGGTGGCTTCGGCAGAATCGGCATGCTCTGGGTGCGCGTCGACAGCCCGGAACACATCAATGCCGTCATGGCAGCCATCGACGATCTGTTCCGCAACTCCGAAGCGGAAACCGCCTCGGAAACCGAGCGCTCTTTCTTCGCCAATTTTCTCAGCTCCTTCGACGGCATTATCACCATCGTCATGCTCGTCGGGTTTTTGGTCGTCGCAGCGATCGTGCTGATCGCCGCCAACACCGCAGCCATGAGCGTGCGAGAACGCATCGGCGAAGTCGCGGTGCTCAAAACTATTGGCTTCCGCCGCCGTACGATCTTCGTTCTGCTGTTGGGAGAAGGACTCCTGATTGCTACCGTGGGCGGACTGTTGGGAGCAGGACCGGCGTATTTCATTCTCAATGCCGGCAACAGCAGTTGGTCTCCACTCCTCGGTCCCTTGGGCATGTTCATCATGCCGGTCTCTGTCATGATCCAAGGGGTATTTCTCGCGTTATTGGTGGGGTTTCTTTCCGGCATCATCCCGGCGCGCGGTGCGGCGCGTCTGCATGTAGCGACGGCACTCCGGCAAATCGCATGA
- a CDS encoding Lrp/AsnC ligand binding domain-containing protein has protein sequence MRAVFIMLKVEPGSLAAVADRITELGSFSEAYSISGTYDLLVKLYVENFDDLSHLVTEQIQKIPHVRETFTILTFQAFQ, from the coding sequence ATGCGCGCAGTATTCATCATGTTGAAGGTTGAGCCCGGCTCTCTAGCGGCGGTGGCCGATCGGATCACTGAACTCGGGAGTTTTTCGGAAGCCTATTCGATCTCCGGAACCTACGATTTACTGGTGAAACTCTATGTAGAGAACTTCGACGATCTCTCGCATCTGGTGACCGAACAAATCCAGAAGATCCCTCACGTGCGCGAAACGTTCACCATCCTGACCTTTCAGGCTTTCCAATAG
- a CDS encoding DMT family protein: MRTIILLTISNIFMTFAWYGHLKYTESALWKAILVSWLIAFAEYCFQVPANRLGYGQFSAAQLKTIQEVITLTVFCVFSVLYLKEELKWNYLVGFALVAGAVFFVFKK, encoded by the coding sequence GTGCGGACGATTATCCTGCTGACGATCTCGAACATTTTCATGACGTTCGCCTGGTATGGGCATCTCAAGTACACGGAGTCGGCGCTCTGGAAGGCGATTCTCGTGAGTTGGCTCATCGCGTTCGCGGAGTATTGTTTTCAGGTGCCTGCAAATCGTTTGGGCTATGGACAATTCTCCGCCGCCCAGCTCAAAACGATTCAAGAGGTTATTACCCTCACAGTGTTCTGCGTGTTCTCCGTTCTCTATCTAAAAGAAGAACTGAAGTGGAACTATCTGGTCGGGTTCGCCTTGGTTGCCGGAGCGGTGTTCTTCGTCTTCAAGAAATGA
- a CDS encoding c-type cytochrome: MEKVKWVRTWWIVGAVCLAIRCAQGTTALRTGGPQLEQGAVPPAPVSRGNLPSPQEQSVAQPILAQTTPPRHFTQGEVLYIRHCAGCHGWEGQGNGPVGQVLLKKPPSLRRPEVFAQHIEAELVARILHGKDLRVSLTPEAVHDTEAEVSALLAHIRRLPTMPWKEVMAGQAVYDTLCVSCHGIYGRGDGLMAPALSPRPRDLTDPLYQKHVSDEALFRIVSDGQGAMPSTTDILSVKERRAVIAFIRLLAPGYETYDRFCAVCHGASGIPLEVTQNELFGDLLDNAAAEAKTPVFNKKYMQTHTDDYMRVRAQHMLKQHRAVMPHFGGELTAEEVRQVLGYLRSLPPLL; encoded by the coding sequence ATGGAAAAAGTAAAATGGGTACGTACCTGGTGGATTGTCGGGGCCGTGTGCTTAGCGATCAGGTGTGCGCAAGGAACAACAGCGCTCCGCACTGGAGGGCCGCAGCTGGAACAAGGAGCGGTTCCTCCCGCACCGGTCAGCCGGGGAAACCTGCCCTCTCCCCAAGAGCAATCCGTCGCGCAGCCAATCCTTGCACAGACAACGCCGCCGCGCCACTTCACGCAAGGGGAAGTACTTTACATCCGCCATTGCGCTGGGTGTCACGGCTGGGAAGGGCAGGGCAATGGGCCGGTTGGGCAGGTCTTACTGAAGAAGCCACCGTCGTTGCGTCGGCCAGAGGTGTTTGCGCAGCATATCGAGGCGGAACTTGTTGCGCGCATTCTCCATGGAAAAGATCTGCGCGTTTCGTTGACGCCCGAAGCCGTGCACGACACCGAGGCCGAGGTGTCCGCTCTGCTAGCGCACATCCGGCGGTTGCCGACGATGCCATGGAAGGAGGTCATGGCCGGACAAGCGGTCTATGACACGCTGTGCGTCTCCTGTCACGGCATCTATGGTCGCGGGGATGGATTGATGGCACCGGCGTTGTCGCCTCGTCCACGAGATCTGACCGATCCCCTTTATCAGAAGCATGTCTCGGACGAAGCGCTATTTCGCATCGTCTCCGACGGGCAGGGGGCCATGCCCAGCACGACCGACATCCTGAGTGTGAAAGAGCGTCGTGCGGTAATTGCCTTTATCCGGCTCCTTGCTCCGGGGTATGAGACGTATGATCGTTTCTGCGCGGTCTGCCATGGTGCGTCGGGGATTCCCCTGGAGGTGACGCAGAACGAACTCTTTGGGGATTTGTTAGACAACGCGGCGGCGGAGGCAAAGACGCCGGTCTTCAACAAGAAATACATGCAGACCCATACCGACGACTATATGCGCGTCCGGGCGCAACACATGCTCAAGCAACATCGCGCCGTGATGCCCCACTTCGGCGGGGAACTCACTGCCGAAGAAGTACGCCAAGTCCTCGGGTATCTCCGGTCGTTGCCACCCCTGCTATGA